GCATTGCTTATCTGTCTGTGCTTTCTAACCAGTAATGCCTCCAATGTGTTTCTGCTTGTGACAGAGGATATAAATatgtctttttaccatgaaaaTGTGTTAAACCGATGCCCAGTTCCCATGCCTTATTCCACTGCGGGAAAATTTTTGAAAAAGGATATGAATGCCAACATAAATGAAGAAGTGCTGTTACATGTAGAGCCTCACCTTCTTGAAGGGAATGGACTTGTAAACTCTGCTGACACTGGCCTTATGAATTTGGCCTCACTTGATCTTGAGAGACTTATTATCCAGCCAAATGGCATGGTCACTGCAAGTCCCACTGGTAGCCATTGTCTGTACCCTAATATGCCCATTGCGGATGGATTAGGATTGCCAATTGAGGATCTGCATGAACAAGACCAAACAAACAGTACTATGAAAATGAGCTCTCTGTCTCCTGTTGCCACCATTCATCCACCTGTACCCTCGCATACCTCAGTTTACACTATtaacaattatgttaatgaagctGTAGGCACTACAGTAAACTACAATACAGATCATCTCTCTTACTCTCCTTTGCCTAACAACATGAAGCAACAGTTCTCTTATTCTACACATAGACCGCATCCAGTTAAGGATGAACCTCAAATAGTCCCAGAAGGGACTAGTTTTGGAGATAGCCCTCCATTATCACCAATCAACATGGATAAACAGGAAAGAATCAAAGCAGAAAGAAAGAAACTAAGAAACAGAATAGCAGCTTCCAAATGTAGAAAACGAAAACTTGAACGGATTTCAAGGTTAGAAGAAAAAGTTAAGAACCTTAAAATACAGAATACGGACCTAGCTTCTACTGCTAGTGTATTAAGAGAGCAGGTGGCACAACTTAAACAGAAGGTGATGAGCCATGTCAATAGTGGCTGTCAGCTTTTTCCATACCATGTGCAAGCATTCTAAAGTCTACAAGGTGAGGTTAAAATTGAATTCATCATGGTTTTTTTTTCAGGATACAGAGGACAATCCCCAAATATAAGATACAAATGATTTCTTTTCGGGACATGGACAACATCCCATTTGTGGGAACATTGTatcatatttttttacttttcattacTCAAAATAGCTAAAATGCAGAAAGCATAAATCTTACTAAAAGTCAGCATATTGTATTCTACACTGTACACGTCATTCAGAACTATATTGTACTTTATTTTCAtcaattttaactttatttacaTGTCCTACACAGGAGTAGCTAACTCGGTTGACATTCTAACCTTTGCTATGATGTGGTAATTAccttaaaaat
The DNA window shown above is from Engystomops pustulosus chromosome 1, aEngPut4.maternal, whole genome shotgun sequence and carries:
- the LOC140064666 gene encoding transcription factor JunD-like, encoding MSFYHENVLNRCPVPMPYSTAGKFLKKDMNANINEEVLLHVEPHLLEGNGLVNSADTGLMNLASLDLERLIIQPNGMVTASPTGSHCLYPNMPIADGLGLPIEDLHEQDQTNSTMKMSSLSPVATIHPPVPSHTSVYTINNYVNEAVGTTVNYNTDHLSYSPLPNNMKQQFSYSTHRPHPVKDEPQIVPEGTSFGDSPPLSPINMDKQERIKAERKKLRNRIAASKCRKRKLERISRLEEKVKNLKIQNTDLASTASVLREQVAQLKQKVMSHVNSGCQLFPYHVQAF